The following coding sequences are from one Fusobacterium perfoetens window:
- a CDS encoding alcohol dehydrogenase — MKAVVFKDIINLTFEERENPKIENESDVILEVTLTTICSSDIHIKKGFVPRAKKETVLGHEFVGVIKEKGKNVKKFNIGDRVAVNCETFCGECFYCKKGYVNNCTDKNGGWALGCRIDGGQGEFVRIPFADNCLTKIPDNVTDEEALFTGDLLSTGYWACKIGEISKEDTIVIIGAGPTGLCTMMCAKLFEPKRIIAVDIDERRLNLAKENKYADIIINSAKENVKDEILKYTDMRGADKVFEVAGGKDTFSMAMDIARPNATIILVAMYEENQVLALLEMYGKNLTIKFGGVDGIYCEDIMENIENKKIDATPLITHRLNFENIMRGYDIFENKKDGVIKIAVKVK, encoded by the coding sequence GTTATTTTAGAAGTTACATTAACTACTATTTGTTCAAGTGATATTCATATTAAAAAAGGTTTTGTACCAAGAGCAAAAAAGGAAACTGTACTTGGACATGAATTTGTAGGAGTGATAAAAGAAAAAGGTAAAAATGTAAAAAAATTTAATATTGGTGATAGAGTGGCTGTTAACTGTGAAACATTTTGTGGAGAATGTTTTTACTGTAAAAAAGGATATGTAAATAACTGCACTGATAAAAATGGTGGTTGGGCTTTAGGATGTAGAATAGATGGAGGACAGGGAGAATTTGTCCGTATTCCTTTTGCTGATAATTGTCTTACGAAAATACCTGATAATGTCACAGATGAAGAAGCTCTTTTTACAGGAGATTTACTTTCAACAGGATATTGGGCTTGTAAAATAGGGGAAATTTCAAAAGAAGATACAATAGTTATAATAGGAGCAGGACCTACAGGTCTTTGTACAATGATGTGTGCAAAACTTTTTGAACCAAAAAGAATTATAGCAGTAGATATAGATGAAAGAAGACTCAATCTAGCAAAAGAAAATAAATATGCAGATATTATAATAAATTCAGCAAAAGAAAATGTAAAAGATGAAATTCTAAAATATACTGATATGAGAGGTGCAGATAAAGTTTTTGAAGTGGCAGGTGGAAAAGATACTTTTTCTATGGCAATGGATATAGCAAGACCAAATGCTACAATTATTTTAGTCGCAATGTATGAGGAAAATCAAGTTCTAGCTCTTCTAGAAATGTATGGAAAAAATCTTACAATAAAATTTGGTGGTGTTGATGGAATTTATTGTGAAGATATAATGGAAAATATAGAAAATAAAAAAATAGATGCTACACCTCTTATAACTCACAGATTAAATTTTGAAAATATAATGAGAGGTTATGATATTTTTGAAAATAAAAAAGATGGAGTTATAAAAATTGCTGTAAAAGTAAAATAA
- a CDS encoding enoyl-CoA hydratase/isomerase family protein: MELEKLIYTVEDGIGIVTMNYLKNLNAIDEKMADELMYVVDAAEKDPEVKVLVIKSAGKAFSAGGDIGYFYKLIQAGGEVNMDGLIAKVGIVADGMKKMSKMVITSVSGAAAGAGVSLALGGDFMICADNAKFILAFVNLGLVPDTGATYLLSKAIGVPRTMELAATGRPVSAEEAKELGLAYKVTTVEELEEVTMKFAKKLAAGPLISYKNIKKQIYDANYSDYKKWLDETEIPTQRECAASMDFQEGCKAFMEKRKAVFKGK, encoded by the coding sequence ATGGAATTGGAAAAATTAATTTATACTGTAGAAGATGGTATTGGAATTGTTACAATGAATTATTTAAAAAATCTTAATGCAATTGATGAGAAAATGGCTGATGAATTAATGTATGTTGTAGATGCAGCTGAAAAAGATCCTGAAGTAAAAGTTCTTGTTATAAAAAGTGCAGGAAAAGCATTTTCAGCAGGAGGGGACATTGGTTATTTTTACAAATTGATTCAAGCCGGAGGAGAAGTAAACATGGATGGTCTGATTGCTAAAGTTGGTATTGTTGCTGATGGCATGAAGAAAATGAGTAAAATGGTTATTACTTCTGTATCTGGTGCAGCTGCTGGTGCTGGTGTAAGTCTTGCACTTGGAGGAGATTTTATGATTTGTGCTGATAATGCAAAATTCATTTTAGCATTTGTTAATCTAGGACTTGTTCCAGATACAGGAGCAACTTATCTTCTTTCTAAGGCTATAGGAGTACCTCGTACAATGGAACTGGCAGCAACAGGAAGACCTGTATCAGCAGAGGAAGCTAAAGAACTTGGATTAGCATATAAAGTTACGACTGTTGAAGAATTAGAAGAGGTAACTATGAAATTTGCAAAAAAATTAGCTGCAGGTCCACTTATTTCTTACAAAAATATTAAAAAGCAAATTTATGATGCTAATTATTCTGATTATAAGAAGTGGCTTGATGAAACTGAAATCCCTACTCAAAGAGAATGTGCTGCTTCAATGGATTTCCAAGAAGGCTGCAAGGCATTTATGGAAAAAAGAAAAGCTGTTTTTAAAGGTAAGTAA
- a CDS encoding CoA transferase subunit A, which produces MKLLSKVFSKEEILKKFHDGQTIMFGDWHGEFAADDIIEGMLEKGVKDIHAIAVSAGMPDLGVGKLINSKRVKSLITTHIAFNPIARDQMFAGELDIEFSPQGTFSERIRCGGYGLGGCLTPTGLGTEVEEGKQKLEINGKEYLLELPLRADITLIKATKADKAGNISFRMNSRAISTEMAFAGDLVIVEAEELVEIGELKPNEIDVPAPLVDMIYVREGNTRHMCPYWQRLKQKAQEGGR; this is translated from the coding sequence ATGAAATTGTTATCAAAAGTATTCTCAAAAGAAGAAATTCTTAAAAAATTTCATGATGGTCAGACTATAATGTTTGGAGATTGGCATGGAGAATTTGCAGCAGATGATATTATTGAAGGAATGTTGGAAAAAGGTGTTAAAGATATTCATGCAATAGCAGTATCTGCAGGAATGCCAGATCTTGGTGTAGGTAAACTGATTAACTCTAAAAGAGTAAAGAGTCTTATCACAACACATATTGCATTTAATCCCATAGCAAGAGATCAGATGTTTGCAGGAGAACTTGATATTGAATTCAGTCCTCAGGGAACATTTTCTGAAAGAATTCGTTGTGGAGGATATGGTTTAGGAGGTTGTTTGACGCCTACTGGACTTGGAACAGAAGTAGAAGAAGGAAAACAAAAATTAGAAATAAATGGAAAAGAATATTTATTAGAGCTACCATTAAGAGCTGATATAACTCTTATAAAAGCAACTAAGGCTGATAAAGCAGGAAATATTTCTTTCAGAATGAATTCAAGAGCAATAAGTACAGAAATGGCTTTTGCAGGAGATTTAGTTATAGTAGAAGCTGAAGAATTAGTTGAAATAGGAGAATTGAAACCTAATGAAATAGATGTGCCAGCTCCATTAGTTGATATGATATATGTAAGAGAAGGTAACACAAGACATATGTGTCCTTATTGGCAAAGACTAAAACAAAAAGCACAAGAAGGAGGTAGATAG
- a CDS encoding 3-oxoacid CoA-transferase subunit B produces MAELKGRALIASRCAKFFKDGDFVNLGIGVPLMCVNYLPKGVDLWLEAEIGTVGSGPSPSWDDADIDTIDAGGMPASLIPGGSVHDHTTSFGFIRGGHIDIAVLGTLQVDQEGNIANWKIPGKLLPGMGGAMDLCSGVKRIIVATEHCEKNGSSKILKKCTLPLTGKSCVTDIVTERCYFKVTPEGLVLKEIAPGYTVDDILAATEADVIVPDEIGVME; encoded by the coding sequence ATGGCTGAATTAAAAGGGCGTGCATTAATTGCTTCTCGTTGTGCAAAATTTTTTAAAGATGGAGACTTTGTAAATTTAGGAATAGGAGTTCCTTTAATGTGTGTAAACTATCTTCCAAAAGGTGTAGATTTATGGCTTGAAGCTGAAATTGGTACAGTAGGAAGTGGACCTTCTCCAAGTTGGGATGATGCAGATATTGATACAATTGATGCTGGAGGTATGCCTGCTTCTTTGATTCCTGGAGGAAGTGTTCATGATCATACAACAAGTTTTGGATTTATTCGTGGTGGTCATATTGATATAGCAGTTCTTGGTACTCTTCAAGTTGATCAGGAAGGAAATATTGCAAATTGGAAAATTCCTGGAAAATTACTTCCTGGAATGGGAGGAGCAATGGATTTATGTTCTGGGGTAAAAAGAATAATAGTTGCAACAGAACATTGTGAAAAAAATGGTTCTTCAAAAATTTTAAAGAAATGTACATTACCACTTACAGGAAAAAGCTGTGTAACTGACATTGTAACAGAAAGATGTTATTTTAAAGTGACACCTGAAGGACTTGTTCTTAAAGAAATTGCTCCTGGATATACTGTAGATGATATTCTTGCAGCTACAGAAGCTGATGTTATAGTTCCTGATGAAATTGGAGTTATGGAATAA
- a CDS encoding transglycosylase domain-containing protein, whose product MWKKILKITAGIIIAAGITGTVAVFLIVNHYKKEIPNIAELVESYTPSIPTQIYDRNGKVIDIIYKESRVPVKFENVPQVVKDAFLSIEDRRFYSHYGIDPVGLLRALFINMSSGRARQGASSFTQQLSRNAFLSHERKLSRKIKEAIITIEIEKRYTKDEIFEKYLNEIYFGEGDYGIRSASQSLFKKEPKDLNLAESAMLAGMPNRPGAYNPRRNLKLSLGRTHVVLGQMLKYDMITKEEYDKALAHKFILEENLPSDYDFTKIDKDAVTVVYKKGFVNKSKVPSFTDTVQEMLMKNFDEETIYNGGLKVYTTLDFDIQKTAEEVFNNYEPLVKDENLQGGMITINSSNGHVISIIGGKNFQPGNFNRALDAKRQIGSAFKPFVYLSAIIDGKSENTIVEDSRVIFGKWAPKNVGTLYRKNSTLLEGLDKSVNMISIKLLRDLGHEKLKETIKKTKTNLNPPNDLTASLGSLVGTPMELAKAYAVFSNGGYAVEPVFLLEVRDKNDNTLYKYTPVIEKTFDSEDIALMTNLLISSTKTGTSRSAQVKTKYGKTIEQAGKTGTTNDARTVWYAGFTPELVTTVYLGYDDNSKMGNTTGGALAAPVWKEFYKKIIDNGYYTPSRFEYIDNLVANGKLYYQDLDPFSGLIAEKGSKKFLLKNNKIQLEHDSKYKKGIRDILYQ is encoded by the coding sequence ATGTGGAAAAAAATATTGAAAATCACTGCCGGTATTATTATTGCAGCGGGAATTACAGGTACTGTTGCTGTATTTCTTATAGTTAACCACTATAAAAAAGAAATACCAAATATAGCAGAGCTTGTAGAGTCTTATACTCCCTCTATTCCCACACAAATATATGACAGAAATGGAAAAGTAATAGATATAATTTATAAGGAATCAAGAGTTCCTGTTAAATTTGAAAATGTCCCTCAGGTTGTAAAAGATGCCTTTCTTTCTATTGAGGACAGAAGATTTTATAGTCATTATGGTATTGATCCTGTAGGACTTTTAAGAGCTCTGTTTATAAATATGAGTTCTGGAAGAGCAAGACAGGGAGCAAGCTCATTTACACAGCAGCTTTCAAGAAATGCTTTTCTTTCTCATGAGAGAAAACTTTCAAGAAAAATAAAAGAAGCTATAATCACTATTGAAATAGAAAAAAGATATACAAAAGATGAAATTTTTGAAAAATATCTTAATGAAATTTATTTTGGTGAAGGAGATTATGGTATAAGAAGTGCTTCACAGTCACTATTTAAAAAAGAACCTAAAGATCTTAATCTTGCTGAAAGTGCTATGCTTGCTGGTATGCCAAACAGACCAGGAGCATACAACCCAAGAAGGAATTTAAAACTTTCTCTTGGAAGAACTCATGTTGTTCTTGGACAAATGCTTAAATATGATATGATTACAAAAGAAGAATATGATAAGGCTCTTGCTCATAAATTTATTCTGGAAGAAAATCTTCCTTCTGATTATGATTTTACAAAAATAGATAAAGATGCAGTCACCGTTGTATATAAAAAAGGATTTGTGAATAAATCTAAAGTGCCAAGCTTTACTGACACAGTTCAAGAAATGCTTATGAAAAATTTTGATGAGGAAACAATATATAATGGAGGGCTTAAAGTTTATACTACTTTAGATTTTGATATCCAAAAAACTGCAGAAGAAGTTTTTAATAATTATGAACCTCTTGTAAAAGATGAGAATCTTCAAGGAGGTATGATTACTATTAACTCTTCAAACGGACATGTTATCTCTATAATAGGAGGAAAAAACTTCCAGCCTGGAAACTTTAACAGAGCCCTTGATGCAAAGCGTCAGATTGGTTCAGCATTCAAGCCTTTTGTATATCTTTCTGCAATTATAGATGGAAAAAGTGAAAATACTATTGTAGAAGATTCAAGAGTTATCTTTGGAAAATGGGCCCCTAAAAATGTTGGTACTCTTTATAGAAAAAATTCAACTCTTTTAGAAGGACTTGATAAATCTGTAAATATGATTTCTATAAAGCTTCTTAGAGATTTAGGACATGAAAAACTAAAAGAAACTATCAAAAAAACAAAAACTAATCTTAATCCACCTAATGATTTAACAGCTTCTCTTGGTTCTCTTGTAGGAACACCAATGGAACTTGCAAAAGCATATGCTGTTTTCTCAAATGGAGGTTATGCTGTTGAACCTGTATTTCTTTTAGAAGTAAGAGATAAAAATGATAATACTCTTTACAAATACACACCTGTAATAGAAAAAACTTTTGATTCTGAAGATATTGCTCTTATGACAAATCTTTTAATAAGCTCTACAAAAACAGGTACAAGTCGTTCTGCCCAAGTTAAAACTAAATATGGAAAAACTATTGAACAAGCAGGTAAAACAGGTACAACAAATGATGCCCGTACAGTATGGTATGCAGGATTTACTCCTGAGCTTGTAACAACAGTATATCTTGGTTATGATGACAACTCTAAAATGGGAAATACTACTGGAGGAGCTTTAGCTGCACCTGTATGGAAAGAATTTTATAAAAAAATTATTGATAATGGTTATTATACTCCAAGCCGTTTTGAATATATTGATAATCTTGTTGCAAACGGAAAACTTTATTATCAAGATTTAGATCCTTTTTCTGGTCTTATTGCTGAAAAAGGAAGTAAAAAATTCCTTCTTAAAAATAATAAAATACAACTTGAACATGATAGTAAATATAAAAAAGGAATAAGAGATATTTTATATCAATAA
- the rlmN gene encoding 23S rRNA (adenine(2503)-C(2))-methyltransferase RlmN, with protein sequence MEDFKLNLLNLDEKELTDYILASGMKKFYGKQIFNWLHGKLIRNINDMSNISLKDREMLFEKTYIPLFNLMDHKVSKIDGTEKFLFKLEDGNTIETVLLKHKTRNTLCVSTQVGCPVKCAFCATGASGFERNLDVHEIINQVYTIERRLRNKGESVNNIVFMGMGEPLLNINNLMKAIILLSHENGLNISKRKITISTSGIVPGIEKLLEEKLPVELAVSLHAVFNEKRDQLIPINKRFPLEDLFTVLKEYQRITNRRITFEYILIKEFNVSDTDANVLADFMHEFDHTLNLIPYNPVVENDFERPSQKKIEKFYNILKNDRKVNVVIRGEKGTDIDGACGQLRQRNAK encoded by the coding sequence ATGGAAGATTTTAAATTAAATTTATTAAACCTTGATGAAAAGGAATTAACTGACTATATCCTTGCTTCAGGTATGAAAAAATTCTATGGAAAACAAATTTTCAACTGGCTTCATGGAAAATTAATAAGAAATATAAATGATATGTCAAATATATCTTTAAAAGACAGGGAAATGCTTTTTGAAAAAACTTATATCCCTCTTTTTAATCTTATGGACCATAAAGTTTCTAAAATTGATGGAACTGAAAAATTTCTTTTTAAACTTGAAGATGGAAATACAATAGAAACTGTACTTTTAAAACATAAAACAAGAAATACTCTTTGTGTTTCAACACAAGTAGGTTGTCCTGTAAAATGTGCTTTCTGTGCAACAGGAGCTTCAGGATTTGAAAGAAATTTAGATGTTCACGAAATAATAAACCAAGTTTATACTATTGAAAGAAGACTTAGAAATAAAGGTGAAAGTGTAAATAACATCGTTTTCATGGGAATGGGAGAACCACTTTTAAATATTAATAATTTAATGAAAGCTATAATTCTTTTATCACATGAAAATGGACTAAACATTTCAAAAAGAAAAATAACAATATCTACATCTGGTATCGTTCCAGGAATTGAAAAACTTCTTGAAGAAAAACTTCCTGTTGAACTTGCTGTATCTCTTCATGCTGTATTCAATGAAAAAAGAGACCAGCTTATTCCTATAAACAAAAGATTTCCGTTAGAAGATCTTTTCACAGTTTTAAAAGAATACCAAAGAATTACAAATCGTAGAATAACTTTTGAATATATTCTTATAAAAGAATTTAATGTTTCAGATACAGATGCAAATGTCCTTGCAGATTTCATGCATGAATTTGATCACACATTAAATCTTATTCCTTATAATCCAGTTGTAGAAAATGATTTTGAAAGACCTAGTCAAAAGAAAATTGAAAAATTCTATAATATTCTTAAAAATGACAGAAAAGTAAATGTTGTTATAAGAGGAGAAAAAGGTACTGATATTGATGGTGCATGTGGTCAATTGAGACAAAGAAATGCAAAATAA
- a CDS encoding alanyl-tRNA editing protein, translating into MLIGIKNCEKYKDNYAVEVEYIDLFSTKIYPDGKGGQLGDRGHINNIPILEAKEDKIIIAEKIEKGEYEYYIDTNRRKDIAMQHTAEHLFSGIALKDYNLHNVGFRMGEEVSTIDLDSDSISEETVKELSDKVNEAILKGAKVLGTTIMRYEADTISGLRKKISPKITDEYIRLIKIEDYDLCACAGFHVNDIKDIRVFKILSHERIKGKYTRFTFIAGDRAIKDYENKSEIIKSLNHKFSCRDNEIIEKIENFKKEHEDLKKSYNLLLHNYALSLKEDILKNAIEINSHKVVVFHGEKELVNELKKVLAEDKLTFIGLYEDSALIAGEDINCSLLIKEILNADSSVKGGGGAKQGNIKGITDENIIIESFKKIV; encoded by the coding sequence ATGCTCATAGGAATTAAAAACTGTGAAAAATATAAAGATAATTATGCTGTAGAAGTAGAATATATTGATCTGTTTTCAACAAAAATTTACCCTGATGGAAAAGGCGGACAACTTGGAGACAGAGGACATATTAATAATATTCCTATTTTAGAAGCTAAAGAAGATAAAATTATAATTGCAGAAAAAATTGAAAAAGGTGAATATGAATATTATATAGATACAAACAGAAGAAAAGATATTGCTATGCAGCATACTGCAGAACATCTTTTCTCAGGGATTGCATTAAAAGATTATAACTTGCATAATGTAGGATTCAGAATGGGAGAAGAGGTTTCTACTATTGATTTAGATAGCGACTCAATTTCAGAAGAAACTGTTAAAGAACTTTCTGATAAAGTAAATGAAGCTATTTTAAAAGGTGCAAAAGTTCTTGGAACAACTATAATGAGATATGAAGCAGATACAATTTCAGGACTAAGAAAAAAAATAAGTCCTAAAATTACTGATGAATATATAAGACTTATAAAAATAGAAGACTATGATCTTTGTGCCTGTGCAGGATTTCATGTAAATGATATTAAAGATATAAGAGTTTTTAAAATTTTATCACACGAAAGAATAAAAGGAAAATATACAAGATTTACTTTCATTGCTGGAGACAGAGCCATTAAAGATTATGAAAATAAATCTGAAATTATAAAATCTCTTAATCATAAATTCAGTTGTCGTGATAATGAAATAATAGAAAAAATTGAAAACTTCAAAAAAGAACATGAAGATTTAAAAAAATCTTATAACCTTCTTCTTCATAACTATGCTTTATCTCTTAAAGAAGATATCCTTAAAAATGCTATAGAGATAAACTCTCATAAAGTTGTTGTATTTCATGGAGAAAAAGAACTTGTAAATGAACTAAAAAAAGTTCTTGCAGAAGATAAACTTACCTTTATTGGATTATACGAAGATTCTGCTCTTATTGCTGGAGAAGATATAAACTGCTCTCTTCTTATAAAAGAAATTTTAAATGCTGACAGTTCTGTTAAAGGTGGAGGAGGAGCAAAACAAGGAAATATAAAAGGCATTACAGATGAAAATATTATAATTGAGAGTTTTAAAAAGATTGTATAA
- a CDS encoding threonine aldolase family protein encodes MISFKNDYSEGAHPRVLETLLRTNLEQTDGYGEDPYTLEAYKIIKEKIQCDDCNIRFIVGGTQTNLLVISQILRPHQSVISAETGHINGHETGAIEATGHKVELIPAPEGKLTPALVEKVLSLHTDAHNVEPKMVYISNPTEIGTLYKKAELEALYSCCKEHGLYLFMDGARLASALTSEYNDIALTDYPKLTDVFYIGGTKCGALFGEVAVFVNKDIFDGFQYAIKQRGALLAKGRLLGLQFGELFKDNLYYEIGEHSNKMADMLKKCFSDNGFGFATDSYSNQQFPILPNKLIQDLSLKYKYTFIEKYDDNNSVIRFVTSWATKKEHVEEFIKDFTELSKRYK; translated from the coding sequence ATGATTAGTTTTAAAAATGATTACAGTGAAGGAGCTCATCCTCGTGTACTTGAAACTTTATTAAGAACAAATTTAGAGCAGACAGATGGATATGGAGAAGATCCATATACTCTTGAAGCGTATAAAATAATAAAAGAAAAAATCCAATGTGATGATTGTAATATTCGTTTTATTGTTGGAGGAACTCAAACAAACCTTCTTGTTATTTCTCAAATTCTTCGTCCACACCAATCAGTTATATCAGCTGAAACAGGACATATAAACGGACATGAAACAGGAGCTATTGAAGCTACAGGACATAAAGTTGAACTTATTCCTGCTCCTGAAGGAAAACTTACTCCTGCACTTGTAGAAAAAGTTTTAAGCCTTCACACTGATGCACATAATGTTGAACCTAAAATGGTATATATTTCAAACCCTACAGAAATAGGAACTCTTTATAAAAAAGCTGAACTTGAAGCACTGTATAGTTGCTGTAAAGAACATGGACTTTATCTATTCATGGACGGAGCAAGACTTGCTTCTGCTCTTACATCTGAATATAATGATATAGCTCTTACAGATTATCCTAAATTAACTGATGTTTTCTATATTGGTGGAACTAAATGTGGAGCTTTATTTGGAGAAGTTGCTGTATTTGTAAATAAAGATATATTTGATGGTTTCCAATATGCTATAAAACAAAGAGGAGCACTTCTTGCAAAAGGAAGACTTCTTGGACTTCAATTTGGAGAACTTTTCAAAGATAATTTATATTACGAAATTGGTGAACATTCAAATAAGATGGCAGATATGCTTAAAAAATGTTTCTCTGATAATGGATTTGGATTTGCTACTGATTCATACAGTAATCAGCAGTTCCCTATACTTCCTAATAAACTTATACAAGATCTTAGCCTAAAATACAAATATACTTTCATTGAAAAATATGATGATAATAACAGTGTTATCCGTTTTGTTACTTCTTGGGCTACTAAAAAAGAACATGTAGAAGAATTTATAAAAGACTTCACTGAACTTTCTAAGCGTTATAAATAA